Below is a genomic region from Dehalococcoides mccartyi.
ACATGGTCAGTACGAACTGCTGGGACACACCCGTGATGATGCCGCAGGCGAAGCCTTTGACAAAGCCGCCAGAATACTGGGGCTAAGCTATCCGGGCGGGCCTGCCATAGACAGAGCTTCGCAGGATGGTCAGGCAGTACTGGATTTGCCCCGTTCGTGGATACCCGGCAGTCATGACTTCAGCTTCAGCGGACTAAAAACTGCCCTGCTCAGGCTGGTGGAAAGCGGCGAAGTCTGTTCGGTAAATGATGCCGCCGCCAGTTTTCAAAAAGCAGTGGTAGATGTACTGGTAACCAAAACCATAAACTGCGCCCGAGAGTACAACGTAAAACAGATACTGCTGGCAGGCGGAGTGGCCGCCAACAACCTGCTGCGTAAACAGCTAAGCGAACAATCCCCTCTGATGGTTTCCATACCGCCGATAGGTTTATGTACCGATAATGCTGCCGTAATAGCCTCCTGCGGCTATTTCCGCTTTATATCCGGCAGC
It encodes:
- the tsaD gene encoding tRNA (adenosine(37)-N6)-threonylcarbamoyltransferase complex transferase subunit TsaD gives rise to the protein MKILGIESSCDETAASVVEDGVNILSNRVSSQIDIHSRYGGVVPEVASRQHLLSILPVISDALKEAGIGFDEISAIAVTNGPGLAGSLIVGVNAAKSIAAARRIPLIAVNHLHGHIYANWLSGKVPEFPCLCLTVSGGHTDLVLMRGHGQYELLGHTRDDAAGEAFDKAARILGLSYPGGPAIDRASQDGQAVLDLPRSWIPGSHDFSFSGLKTALLRLVESGEVCSVNDAAASFQKAVVDVLVTKTINCAREYNVKQILLAGGVAANNLLRKQLSEQSPLMVSIPPIGLCTDNAAVIASCGYFRFISGSQDGLDMDVLPALSVTS